The following is a genomic window from Strigops habroptila isolate Jane chromosome 18, bStrHab1.2.pri, whole genome shotgun sequence.
AGCGCCTGCAGTGAGTACAGGGGCTCAGACCTGGGCTCAGGGCTGATCCCCTCCATCCCAAGAGATCCCAGCTCAGGGTGGATCTGCCTTTGCACAGGGGGTCTCTGTTGCTGTGTGGTCCGCTGGCACTGGGGCAGGGTGGGTTCATCACCCCGCAGGGGTTGAGGGAACAGAGCTGGTCCTGTCATTGCCACCTCCATTGCTTTCTCTGAtgtcccttctccttctccccagtTTCCCACAGCCGCTATGACTCCTCCAAGTCACGGACATACATAGCCAATGGCACAGGCTTTGCTATCCGCTATGGGACAGGGAGTGTCAAAGGCTTCCTGAGCCAGGACATCGTCATGGTGAGTGTGTCCCCTCAGCAAGGAGATGCCCACATGTGGCTCTGCTCCTCTATATAAGTATCCCCAATTACCCAAGACTAAGGGGGCTCTTTGGGAGATTAACCCCTCTGGCCACAAGAACAATCCTGCCCTTCCCAGGTATCAGACATCCCCATCATCCAGGTCTTCGCTGAGGCCACGGTGCTGCCAGCCTTCCCCTTCATCTTTGCCAGATTCGATGGGGTCCTGGGGATGGGTTACCCCAGCCAGGCCATCGATGGCATCACCCCTGTCTTCGACCGGATCCTCTCCCAGCAGATCCTGAAGGAAGATGTGTTCTCCGTCTACTACAGCCGGTGGGTCTTGTGGGGAGGTGGGGGTTTTTGCAGGGCATGGGCATTGCAACCATGGGTTTGCATCTCGGGACTAGGACAATGCTACATCTGGGGCTGCAGGGtctggggtgggatggggacatgagCATAGGGAGGGTACCTCAAGGAGCTGGGGTGGAATGAGGCAGCACAAGAGGCAGAGCCATGTGGATGCTTCTCTGGAGCTGCCAGGGTTGGGAGCGGCAGCCCAACACTCATTTGTCACTGTCGGGTTCACAgtcaccagctctgctggaggagctggagcaatCACAGCCAGGATGGATTTAGTGTCTTGCCTAcaggcaaaatgaaaaccacccaaaatctgctgcagaaacacctGCACCAGCAGCCAAACCTTTCATTTCTTGCCCCAAACTGTtgtgccccagcaccccccctCCTGGCAGCAGATACAGCAGGAGGGCTGGTCCTGGCACAGGTACAGCAGCCAGGCAATGTGACAACCAGTCCCACAACCCTGTGCTTAGAGCAGGCTCAGTAGCTCTTTACCTCTACTAAAGGTGGATCCATCAATAGCAAACAAAGCCTAATGGTGCTGGCTGCCATTGCAGCCTTGTCTGGGTGCTGCTTGGGTCCCCTTGGCACCCGGTGACGCAGCCACAGGCTTATGGAGCATCCCTTTCTTTGCAGAGCTTCAAAGTAAGAAGATGAAAAGCATGAGCATCCTTGGGACAGCACCCACTAACAGTCACCGGACAGCAGACCCCACTCCTGCTAAACCCAGGGCTCCATAGGAGCCAGCACTGACCTGCTCCGAGACCTCAGCATGTGGCACCCCCTCTCCTTGCACCCCTCTGAACTAACTCGGGATTTCTTCTGCACCAACCTGCTCTCCACCACTTGTTCTCCGGGTCAGGCTGGTCCCTTCTCCCTGGTTTTTGGGGAGCAGCAGCCGAGAGGGAATCACTCCGCTGCATTTTGCATCCTAGGAATGCTGCTCTGAAACCTGGAGGTGAAATCATCCTCGGAGGCAGTGATCCAGCCTATTACACTGGGGACTTCCACTACCTGAACGTCAGCAAGAGTGGCTACTGGCAGATCAGCATGAAGGGGTGAGCACAGGGAATGCCTCTGCACAGCACCGGGCCTCATCCTGCAATccctggctgggctgggaaAGGCCTCCtggatgctggggaagggtcCATGGAGATATGTTTTCCTAGTGGATGCTTATCCCTCTGGAGGGGAGCGGGGTTGGTTCCTCTGGCACCGAGCTGCATCTCAGTgctcaggcaggagctggggaatGCAGAGGGGGGTGGCACCGTGGGCTGATTCCACTTGGAAGCTGCAGTTGGAGAGTTTAACCCCCATTAGTCCTGCAGGAGGAgtgtgaggcactgaaacaaTTCCGCTTTGTTGAATTCAACCAAATGAAAGCCACACATGATGAAGCTTAGCTTTCACATCCGAGAAGCTTGAAGGGAGGGTTCCCAGTGCCCCTGGAGGCTGTACTTTGGGAGCAGCATAAGCTCTGCCTGCCAGCATTCCCTGGACAAAGATGTGGCACACTCACCCGTGGCCCTGGGAGCCAAGCTGTGGTCACCATGGGAGGCTCAGGGTCACCATGGGAGGCTCAGGGttgctcctctcccctctcctgctccagggTGTCCGTGGGGGCTGAAATGCTGTTCTGCAAGGATGGCTGCTCAGCCGCCGTCGACACAGGAGCATCCTACATCACCGGCCCCGCTGGCCCCATCTCTGTGCTGATGAAAGCCATCGGGGCAGCAGAAATGGCTGAAGGAGGAGTGAGTAACCCCCCAACGCCCCACTCCACATCCCCACTGCCTCTACCCTCAGCTGCCTGTACCCCAACCCATCCCAACCCCATCACATTAGCTTGGCACTGTCTCCTCCTCCCGCAGTACGTGGTGGACTGTGACAAAGTCCCTCAGCTGCCCAACATCTCCTTCCACCTGGGTGGGAAGGCCTTCGGGCTCAGCGGCTCAGCCTACATCCTTCGGGTAAGCTGCATCCCTCTGTGTGTACCTCAGAGCTGCATTCTCCTGGCTCCCCTCCAGATCAACCCCAGGATGATGCTTCTTGGTTTTCCCCAAATCCTCCTGTTTGGAGGAGCCAGACCAACCTGTCGCTGCTTCCTTGGGTGGTTTCAGGGAGACTGGGGGTGACACAGGCTGGGATCTTCCTTCCTGGAGGAACGAATGTCAAGGCCAGGCAGAGGGGGTTGAGCCGGGGATCACAGAGATCTCCCTCCTGGCACCTCCATCACTGTGTGCGTCTCCTCTTTGCAGCAATCCCAGTATGGGGAGGACATCTGCGTGGTGGCTTTCTCGGGGCTGGACATCCCACCCCCGGCTGGTCCTCTCTGGATCCTGGGCGCCAGCTTCATTGGGCACTACTACACCAAATTCGACCGGCGCAACAACCGCATCGGCTTTGCCACAGCTCGCTGatggccagggatggggagagggacCAGAACCAGCACAGAGGCAAGAGCACCACTACCGTGAAGAAAGGATTCAAAGTGCAAACCAGCGTTTCCTTCAGCTCAGCCACCTCCTTTCTTTAcagaagcaacagcaaaacctccccttctcctgctcccaAACCCATGCTCCACTTCCTGAGAgtctctgctgctggggagagcagagcctTAAACTCATCCTCACGTGTCTGGAATCAAAGCAGGATGCTGTGGCCGGGGCTGCACCTCCAGGGACTCTGAGGCTGATGTGCAATAGTACATGTGGCACACAaggacctgctgctggcagggaggtgCTTGCAGGCTGCAAGGGATGATCTATTACTGTTCATGTTATTCTTTAAATGGGAGAAAGATAATGTGGCTGTTTAATGAGAGTTTTAGCTGGTGTGTTAACCTGGCCCCTCGCCATgtctttaatattaaacaatCTTAGAGCAAGAAGACACTGAGTGGATGCTTACACTTGCAGAGGGGAGAGATCAGACACACTTATTAAGAGAACAGGACAAGTGTTCCCCTGTTAGGATCCACCACTGTATTATGTCCCCTCCCTGCTTCATAGGAGAGAAACACCCTCCCAACCAGTGCCACAGCATCTACATGTAAAGGGTTTTAACCTGCcggaggggagattgagatgggatctgaggcagaagctcttccctgtgagggtgctgaggcgctggcacagggtgcctagagaagctgtggctgccccatccctggcagtgttcaaggccaggttggacacaggggcttggagcaacctgctctagtggaaggtgtccctgcccgtggcaggggttggaactggacgagctttaaggtcccttcaacccaaaccaggctgggattctatgcaATCAGGGTCTTTTCAAACAGCAAACAAGCTCTTTCTGCAGGAGATGAGCTGCTGTGTGGGCTACCCAGGCTTTGACCTGCTTTCCCATGGTGGAGTCAGAACCATTGGTTGCCCCCCTGGTGCCAGGCTCTACAGCcgctttgctgctttttggggaggggaaggtgcCTGCGGGTCTGATGGGGGTGGCTGACTCTACCCCAGCGCCTGGGTCTGTTTTCACCCCCATTGGCTCCAGCTAACAACTAGAGGCTTGTCTGTGTCCTGGCTGGGTGCAGAGATGCTCAGCGGGAGCACGCTggtgctgccagccctgtgccagctgGAAGGGCAGAGCAGTGCTCCCGGCTGGAGGCTGACATTTCCAGTTCTGCGGGAGAGCTGCGGTgcttccagctccagcccagcagctgccGGTCCCAGCACTCCCCAGTGCCAAGTACTCTACAGCACTCATAGAACTGAATCCaccagcttggaaaagacctttaggatcatcaagtccagctgttccccagcactgtcaaggccaccactaacccatggcactgagggcatCGGCTACATagtgtgtgagcacttgcagggacggtgacttcagcactgccctgggcagccttttccaaagcctgagcaccctttggggaaggaattgttcctcatctccatctaaacctgccctggtgcagcttaaggccgtttcctcttgtcccatcccttgggagcagagaccagccccctcctggctccatcctcctgtcaggcagttggagagagcgataaggtcccccctgagcctcctcttctccagactaaaccccccaggtccctcagccgttcctcatcacacttgtgctccaggccctgcaccagcttctttgcccttctctggtcccgctccagcacctcaatgtctctcttgcagtgaggggcccagaactgaacacaggatcCGAGGTGCAGCCATCTCCAGTTTGACCAGCTCAGGTGCTGTGGTCCACAGCCGAGCCCTGTGCTGGGAAACGTGCTggtgcagcagagcacagcgCTCGGGTTTctggagcagagcctggagcaagccGCTGATCTTGCAGGAGTATTTCAGCCTCATTTTTTGCAACCAGCACTGACTGCTGATGaattcccagcactgccccaaGCGCAGGCTGACACGAGCTGCCTCTCACAGGGATATTTGGGCTAGTGATGCTCCTGCCAGCACCGAAACAGCAGCTTCTACCACAGGGAAACTCCACTTGGAATTAACTAAGCCTCCTGTGTCCTATCCTACACCGCAAAGACTCTGGTCTGGAGGAGACCCAAGTGGATGTGAACTTGAAAAAGGTGACTTAAGCCCCCATGATGGCTTCAGCCTATAGCCCTCAGCTGGAAAATGGTCAAGCTGGTTTAAAATAGGCGGGGTTTGTGTGGTTCCAGTTCTGTCCCTGTTCAGCTCGGTTGTTTTCAAGCAGCGGGAGGGAAATATGCCTGGGCTGCTGGCGGTGCTGCTCCAGGGCCCCTTAAACCAGGCCATTAACACCTCTAATCGCCTGCCAGGGCAATTTCCTTGTGCCTGCAAACCCAAACCCGCAACCGCCCCGCGCATTAACACTCGTCTTGATTATGGGCGAGCAATTAGGCCAGGCTCAGCCCAGCAAAGCGGCGGGAGCAATTAATGCCCATCCGATTCAAGCTGACAGCGCTCGCTCTGTATTTAGAAACACGGGGCACTGGCCGGGTTTATTTTAGTCCCCTCTCCCTTTAATGATTTTCCCCAAGTCTCCACGGTCCGTTTAGCTGGTTTCAGCTGCGAAATTTAGAGGGGGCACTCGCTGCTCCGAGCTATGTGTGGTTGTTATTTCCTCTGATAATAAAGCCTGGTGGGAGCGGGGTCAGTGGGGGGGACACCGTGCTCCATCCGTAATTAAAGATCTTCCCCCCCAGCCCATTTCTAATTCCTCGGGGGGTTCAGCGCTCGGTGGGTGACACGTAGAGGCGCTGGAGTGGCTGGTCCAGGGCCTACATAGCTCCCTTGAGCGCAGGATGCTCCCAGCGCATCCCTggtgcagcagcatccccatccctttATCCCAGACCCCAAAGGGATGCGGGGCTGTGCGGAGCCCCCCGGGATGGCTCCGGGGATGAAGTGGAGGGGGAGTATCCGGGTGGGGTGCACCGGCAGCAGGTCCGATAGGGGGTCCCGGGTGCGGGTCCTGGGTGCGGGTTCCGGTGTGGATCCCGGGTGCGGATCCCGGTGCGGGTTTCCAGGTGCGGGTCCCGGGGTACGTGTCCGGGTGCAGACCCCGTTGCAGGTCCCCGGGTGCGGGTCCCGGGTGAAGGGTTCCCGGTTGCGCATCCCTGTTGCGGATCCCGGTGCGGGTTTCCCGGGAGCAGGATCAAGGTTGCGTGTCCCAGTGTGGGGATCCCGGTGCGGGTCCCGCTGACCTCACAATGCGGGCGGGCGCTGCCGCGGGAGGCGGGCCGGTGACTCATGGCTTCCCAACGGCGACCGGCTCCTCCCCGCGGCCGCCGGCCCCTCCGCAGCCCCCGGCACATGGGCCGCGGCTCCGGGAGCGGGGAGCTGGGTATGGCCGAGCCGCCCGGCCGCTGCCCCGACTGCCTGGGAccggagcggggcggcggcaACGGGGGGGCTCCGGCCGTGCCCCACCTCGGCATCGCGGTGGACGAGGGCGACGTGCTGCCCGGGGCTCTGCGGCTGGTCCGGGAGCTGAGACCCGGCTGGGAACCGGCCAGGGTGAAGACCAAGGTACGCCCCACCGCGGGGGGAACAGCGCGGAGACCTCCCGCTCCAGCTGCCGCAGCCTGAGCCCCCTCCCGGGGATCATCCAAGGGGGGCTGCAGGGTGCACCCGAGGGAGGCTGTGGGGCTCCCCGTGGGTGCTATAGGGCCCGCATTGGGGCAGCTGGGGGGCACAAGGTCCGTATGAGGGTGGCTGTAGGACCCAGAGCGGGGGGCTATAGGAGCTGCCAAGGGGGATGCAACGTCCTGTCCCCCCGTCCTCAGTTCTCCACTCTCGGATGTACAGAGGTGCAGTGCCaccacccagagcaggtttCGGGGACCCCTCAGCAGTCACTGAGCGGTGGCTCTGAATGCAAGTGTGTCCCCATAGGGGGACACAGGTGGGTGAAGGCTGGGGGGCTGCGCCGCTGGTCCCCCCACATTAACCCGCAAGTGCTGcacccctgcctgcacccagcgTTGCTGGGGCCCTGCACACAGGAGTAGCTGCTCCAGGGAGCAGGTTGCGCTTGGGTTACTTGTTGGCTTCCACCTTTGCCAGGTTATGTGGACTTGAGCACAGATCCGGATGGGAGCTGGGATTTGGAGCTGGGATTCAGCGCCGGGCTCCTTGCATGGGACAGGGCTTGGCTGTCTGGAGCTGGCAGGGATTGGGAGTGGGGCCTGACATGGGAatccctttccccctcctcttcttTGCTCAGGGGTGGGAACACGAGGCTGGTGGTGCCTGTGCTCTCACCAGGCTCTGACAACAGGAGTGTGGAGGTGGGtgcacataaacacacacacgAGTGCGTGCGTGTCCTCCAGTGTGCCCGGAGtgtcattaaaaatgtattaatagCCATGTGTAATTAAATAcaagaagctgcaggaaaataCATATGAAAGGACAGATGGCAATaggcaggaagctgggagctggagTTCCTCAGAGCCGAGTTGTAGGGGCAGGAAATGTCTCTGGCTCTGTGCAGCACCAAGCGCAGACCTCGGTGGCGATGGTTGCTTGGGGAGGACCCAGCTCTGGTATCCAGGCTGTCTCTGAGCATCAGAGGGGGTCAGTGTTCAACGGCAGCTTATGTCTGCGTGTGGgtgcttttaattaaagaaaaagggcaaaaaatcCCTTAGGAGTTGTGGGGGGGGCACCCTCCAGTTTGGTTTCCCTTTGCTGCTCTTGCAAGAGCTGTTTGGGAGGGGATTGGAGCAGTGCACTGGTCCTCAGCTGGTTCCTATTAGTGTTCCCTTCACTCTCCTCCTCACCCTGGAGCTATGCCCAGCTCACACCACCTCCTTGCCTGGTGCCggtgctcagctgctggcaggggCTGTGCCAGGGGCATGGAAAACCCTCTCGGTTCTTGGGGCAGGGTAtgggagatggggaagaagATGCGGTGCATGGCctccccctgcctgccctcttCTTGCTGGGGTCTTCGGCCCACAGTGCTCCAGGTTGTGCCCACTTCCCGGGGCTCCTGCTTGTCATCCTTTGAGCTGTGTCCTAGGCAGAAACACCTCCATAGGGAGAAGGCACAGGCAGATCCATGAGTCAGTCTCAGGGAAGCACACGCTCCTCCATCCTTCATCCAGCAAGCTCAAGAGCAGCAGTGACCTGGAGCCAACCCCTTGTGAGGACTCCAGCGCGGCTGCACTGTTTTTAGCCTGAGCTTGGCAATAAGATGCCCTGCACTCCtgttccccccctccctgctgctccacaACTGTAGAGGGGTAGGATTTGCGCTGGtagcagcagccctgctcatAGCTAACTGTGCTTTGGAGCTTTGGATGCATAAGGAATAGCACCGGGCATCTCGCAAGCAGCGTGTTCATTCCTGGGAATAAACCAGGCGAGCCCCTGCGTGCTGTGTGCAGGTTGCTGACAAACCACGTGTGAGTCTCCAAAGTGAGTGGCCTGGAATTCAGGGGGGGATAAGGCTCAGTAATCCCATTAAACCTGCTGGAAGGGGCTGAGCAGGCCTTggagcagcaaaacaaagcGGCACAAGGGCTTTGCAGGCAAAGCAGCGCTGAGCGTCTTGACACGGAGCCGTTCACCTGCAGCTTGTGTTTGGCTGATGGGCACCAGGCTCGGGGTGCACCGTCTTCTGCATGGATGGGCTGTGACACCTTCTGCTTGCTGGATTTCTGGCCTCTGGAAACTGGCTGGacaaggagaggagaaagccaAGTGTTGCACCATGGTGGAAACACAGATTATTTGCCCTGGGATAAGCAGCTTGGGTGCTTGAGAAGGTTCAAGGAATCCCACACCAGCCACCTGTGTGCCGAGGGGCATCGGCACTGTCTCTCTTTGGGTGTTCTCATTCCACTGCTTCGAGTTTCCCTCGGGAGGCTGCATGGGGAGCCCTATATATAGGCACCCTATACAGGAAGGAGCATGAGTTGCCGAGTGGGATGTCTAAAATTATCCATCCCACTCCcaagcaatgctgctgctgtagcaTGTGCCCTcgccctcctcctgctccaccagcaTCACACCCGCTCCCTGATGGGATAAAGAAATCACTGTCATGGGGTGCAGCAGCACCCTGGTGCTCTTGGCCTCGGCGCCAAGTGGGAACCgtgtggggctgagcatcctgcctgcatgggggtgatggggcagAGGTTTCCTGTGGGGTGACAGGGCCTAAATCTCTTGGTGGCAGCTGAAATCAGCGGGATGGGGACAGGAGGCCCGtgcaggcagcagtggtggcagcAGCCCCTGCATGTGCACGGGCAGGAGGCCAAGGCAGGGTGACGGGAGAACAAAACTCCCTTTCCATCTGTGAGGAGCCATCAGAGCGATGACATGAGACGTCCCCAGCagagatgtccctgcctatCAGcaccccggccccgcggggTGGGTcgggaggaggagatgggggtgtgtgtgctCCGTGTTgtttgctgttgtggttttgttctctttcatttgGTGCCAAAAAATTGACGCTGATGTTTTGGGAGTGATTCCCGGGCCTGCGCAGGTGCTGAGTGTGCTGGATGCACATCTGGCCTGAGCTATTCCTAAACTCCCAGGtggaaaacagcaggatttCCTCCCAAAGCACCAGCTTGGTGCAGCTGAAGCCTCGTGGCTCCATTCAGAGCCCCATTTCACACCTCAAGACCTTGCAAACTcgtgtccctgccatgggagCTTTCGTagctgctgtgggtgctgctgcttcatacTTCCTTTTACCCATTGCTTGTTTCTCCCTTTGCCACGTCGCTTTCTCCATGGGGTCTGCTGGTGGGAAGGTCCCCCCCACACCTTGATGACATGGCAGGGATGTACAGGCATCGCCTCTGCCGCCCTTCTGCCCCTGCAGCTCTTCACTGATGGCATCACCAACAAGCTCGTGGCCTGCTACACGGATGAGGGCATGGTGGACGCGGTGCTGGTCCGTGTCTATGGCAGGAAGACGGAGCTGTTTGTGGACAGGGACACGGAGCTGAGGAACTTCCAGGTGCTGCACGCCCATGGCTGTGCCCCCGACCTCTACTGCGCCTTCCAGAATGGCCTCTGCTACCAGTTCCTGCCGGGAATCGCGCTGGGGCCCGACCACGTGCGGGAACCCCACATCTTCAGGTGGGCAGGACCCCCATGTCCTCGGGTGTGCGGGGCCTGGGATGAGCCATGGGACGGGGGAACTGGTGCTTCTCCACACGAGAGGGGTTTGCTTCGTGTTTGCAGCTCTCCCCCTCGCTGCCTTTGGCTGATGCTCGGGCATCGCTAATGCGCTCAGGCCTGGGTGTGCTGGGTGATAAATgagccaaagcacagcagggTTTAACTCCATGTTGGAagtggaggagctttaaggtcccttccaacccaaccataGTTCTATGAGTCTATGTTTCTGCTGCATGGCTGCCTCTCACCCATACGCCTTTGTGTCCCTCCAGGCTGGTGGCCCAGGAGATGGCCCGGGTACATGCCATCCACGCCAACGGGAGCCTCCCCAAGCCCATCCTCTGGCAGAAGCTGCACAAATACCTCACCCTCGTGAAGACGGATCTCAGCCCAAAGGTATCCAACCCCAGGTAAAGGCAGAGGGATCCCAAAGAGCCAGGCTCTGGCTTGGGCATCCGCTGCCCACCCATCTCTAAGTCTTCCAAGCACAGGACCGGGGGGAAGAGCCCCAGGTCCCAGGTAAAGCCTCTGTGGAGGGCTGGGGTTGGGGATGGATCAtgaaatcccagactggtttgggttgaagggaccttaaagttcacccagttccaaacccctgccatgggcagggacaccttccactagagcaggttgctccaagcccctgtgtccaacctggccttgaagggATCATGAATCCAGCCATGCAGCCAGGTCTGGATCAGGATTACTCCATGAGCTAACTCATGGCCAAGCCACAAGAGCTGGTGGGATGTGGAGGTATCTCCATGCACCCTCCAGtgcccttcctcctgctggTCTAGGGATGACCTGTGCTGTGTTAGAGCAGAGACAGCTCTGAGCTGTGTCTGAACAGCACCCAGGCAGGATCTGGCCTGAACCAAAGACTCCCACCTGCTCTAATAATCATCCTTTAGGAAGGGTTCTATTCTAGGAAGGGTTTTAAGCCCTTCCTAGAATAAGTTGAAGCTCAAGCCCTTCTTATAGTGGGGATCTGAGCAGCAAGGCTGAGCTGATGGAAGAGATGCTAGAAAGCCAGTAGATATTAGAGCAGCCAGTAGAGATTAAAGCAGTCAGCTCCCACTTCAAACCAGTTCATCCCATTGCTGGGTGCCTTGGGTTCAGACCAGGTGAATGCTGGGGTGTCTGGGCAGGGTTCAGGCAGCCCCAGGAGGTTGTGGAAGTGAATGAACCCGACGGCAAGCGAATAATTAACCTGTCCCCTGAGCAGCAGTAGCAGGACACAGCAGgtatctgctgctgcagacttTACCCAAGTCAATTAGGTGATCATTAACCAGCTCTCCTCCTGAAGCTGGAACTTGGGAGGTCATAAGGAGGGTACATGCCCTGGCAGAGTCCAACACATTCCCGTTGCCTGGGGGTTAGTTGGGTGCTTTGCGAGTGAGCACGGGGGGCTTGGGGCTGGATGCAGATGTCagtggggagaagagaagggcTGAGGCTGCCTTGTGGCATCTACCTGGTACCATGCAGCCAAACCTGCCTTCCCCACCAAAAATGGCCTCATCTGCCCTGCTTTGTGTCGCTGATGAGTTCACTGATGAGAGAAGCAGGGAGGTTCCCCATGAGCAGAAGTGATTCCaccccatccccttccccagcctccaGCAGGATGTGCCCAGCCTGGAGATGCTGGAACAGGAGGTGGCCTGGATGAAGGAAACTCTCTCCCAGCTGGGGTCCCCCGTCGTGCTTTGCCACAATGACCTCCTCTGCAAGAACATCATCTATGATGGGACACGAGGTTcgtggcagtgctggaggggtCTGTCCTTCACCCACCTCCCCTGGGCTGGCAGCTCCATCTCCAGCCCCTCTCACAGCCCCTGCCTTTGCCTCCACAGGGCACGTTCGCTTCATAGACTATGAGTACACTGGCTACAACTACCAGGCTTTCGACATTGGAAACCACTTCAATGAGTTTGCAGGTGAGTTGGACTAATCTCTGTGGCACTGAAGGTCCCCCATAGGTTGCAGTGGCTGCTCCCCGGCCTCCCCATCCCTAGGGATGGAGCAGGCAG
Proteins encoded in this region:
- the REN gene encoding renin isoform X2, producing the protein MLPGHSRRLQQYLMVLAVTWGATIFPPTAQALQRIALRRMPSIRQTLQDMGVKVSDVFPELRQSRRGSAAGPRNGTAPTLLTNYLDTQYFGEISIGTPAQTFKVVFDTGSANLWVPSYKCSPLYSACISHSRYDSSKSRTYIANGTGFAIRYGTGSVKGFLSQDIVMVSDIPIIQVFAEATVLPAFPFIFARFDGVLGMGYPSQAIDGITPVFDRILSQQILKEDVFSVYYSRNAALKPGGEIILGGSDPAYYTGDFHYLNVSKSGYWQISMKGVSVGAEMLFCKDGCSAAVDTGASYITGPAGPISVLMKAIGAAEMAEGGYVVDCDKVPQLPNISFHLGGKAFGLSGSAYILRQSQYGEDICVVAFSGLDIPPPAGPLWILGASFIGHYYTKFDRRNNRIGFATAR
- the REN gene encoding renin isoform X1; translation: MLPGHSRRLQQYLMVLAVTWGATIFPPTAQALQRIALRRMPSIRQTLQDMGVKVSDVFPELRQSRRGSAAGPRNGTAPTLLTNYLDTQYFGEISIGTPAQTFKVVFDTGSANLWVPSYKCSPLYSACISHSRYDSSKSRTYIANGTGFAIRYGTGSVKGFLSQDIVMVSDIPIIQVFAEATVLPAFPFIFARFDGVLGMGYPSQAIDGITPVFDRILSQQILKEDVFSVYYSRASKNAALKPGGEIILGGSDPAYYTGDFHYLNVSKSGYWQISMKGVSVGAEMLFCKDGCSAAVDTGASYITGPAGPISVLMKAIGAAEMAEGGYVVDCDKVPQLPNISFHLGGKAFGLSGSAYILRQSQYGEDICVVAFSGLDIPPPAGPLWILGASFIGHYYTKFDRRNNRIGFATAR
- the ETNK2 gene encoding ethanolamine kinase 2 yields the protein MGRGSGSGELGMAEPPGRCPDCLGPERGGGNGGAPAVPHLGIAVDEGDVLPGALRLVRELRPGWEPARVKTKLFTDGITNKLVACYTDEGMVDAVLVRVYGRKTELFVDRDTELRNFQVLHAHGCAPDLYCAFQNGLCYQFLPGIALGPDHVREPHIFRLVAQEMARVHAIHANGSLPKPILWQKLHKYLTLVKTDLSPKVSNPSLQQDVPSLEMLEQEVAWMKETLSQLGSPVVLCHNDLLCKNIIYDGTRGHVRFIDYEYTGYNYQAFDIGNHFNEFAGVKEVDYRLYPSKDTQLQWLRSYLQAYKQLTQGDQGVSEEELEALYVQVNKFSLASHFLWACWGLIQDKYSTIDFNFLRYAKLRFKQYFKMKPVVTALQVSK